The proteins below come from a single Dendropsophus ebraccatus isolate aDenEbr1 chromosome 15, aDenEbr1.pat, whole genome shotgun sequence genomic window:
- the LOC138774036 gene encoding fap1 adhesin-like, whose amino-acid sequence MASLSAAPKRVLLLLHQQGLSQAADLGSKIKYCGGEPGGEHCKYCGGESLVVIPVNIVGESLVVNTVNIVGESLVVSTVNIVGESLVVSTVNIVGESLVVIPVNIVGESLVVIPVNIVGESLVVSTSLVVSTVSIVGESLVVSIVNIVGESLVVNPVNIVGESLVVSTVSIVGESLVVSIVSIVGESLVVSTVSIVGESLVVSTVSIVGESLVVSTVSIVGESLVVSTVNIVGESLVVNTVSIAGESLVVSTVSIVGESLVVSTVSIVGESLVVSTVSIVGESLVVSTVNIVGESLVVSTVNIVGESLVVSTVSIVGESLVVSTVSIVGESLVVSTVNIVGESLVSLVVNTVNIVGESLVVSTVSIVGESLVVSTVSIVGESLVVSTVSIVGESLVVSTVNIVGESLVVSTVNIVGESLVVSTVSIVGESLVVSTVNIVGESLVVSTVNIVGESLVVSTVNIVGESLVVSTVSIVGESLVVSTVSIVGESLVVSIVSIVGESLVVRIVSIVGESLVVSTVSIVGESLVVSTVSIVGESLVVSTVNIVGESLVVSTVSIVGESLVVSIVNIVGESLVVSIVNIVSESLVVSTVNIVGESLVVSTVNIVGESLVVSIVNIVGESLVVSIVNIVGESLVVSTVNIVGESLVVSTVSIVGERAWW is encoded by the exons TAAATAttgtgggggagagcctggtggtgagcactgtaaatattgtgggggagagagcctggtggtgatccCAGTAAAtattgtgggcgagagcctggtggtgaacACTGTAAATAttgtgggggagagcctggtggtgagcactgtaaatattgtgggggagagcctggtggtgagcactgtaaatattgtgggggagagcctggtggtgatccCAGTAAAtattgtgggcgagagcctggtggtgatccCAGTAAAtattgtgggcgagagcctggtggtgagcaCT AGCCTGGTAGTGAGCACTGTAAGtattgtgggcgagagcctggtggtgagcaTTGTAAAtattgtgggcgagagcctggtggtgaaccCTGTAAATAttgtgggggagagcctggtggtgagcactgtaagtattgtgggcgagagcctggtggtgagcaTTGTAAGTATTgtgggtgagagcctggtggtgagcaCTGTAAGTAttgtgggggagagcctggtggtgagcaCTGTAAGTAttgtgggggagagcctggtggtgagcactgtaagtattgtgggtgagagcctggtggtgagcactgtaaatattgtgggcgagagcctggtggtgaacACTGTAAGTATTGctggtgagagcctggtggtgagcaCTGTAAGTATTGTGGGTGAGAGCCTTGTGGTGAGCACTGTAAGTAttgtgggggagagcctggtggtgagcaCTGTAAGTATTGTaggcgagagcctggtggtgagcactgtaaatattgtgggggagagcctggtggtgagcactgtaaatattgtgggggagagcctggtggtgagcaCTGTAAGTAttgtgggggagagcctggtggtgagcaCTGTAAGTATTGTaggcgagagcctggtggtgagcactgtaaatattgtgggggagagcctggtg agcctggtggtgaacACTGTAAATAttgtgggggagagcctggtggtgagcaCTGTAAGTAttgtgggggagagcctggtggtgagcaCTGTAAGTAttgtgggggagagcctggtggtgagcaCTGTAAGTATTGTaggcgagagcctggtggtgagcactgtaaatattgtgggggagagcctggtggtgagcactgtaaatattgtgggggagagcctggtggtgagcaCTGTAAGTAttgtgggggagagcctggtggtgagcactgtaaatattgtgggggagagcctggtggtgagcactgtaaatattgtgggggagagcctggtggtgagcactgtaaatattgtgggggagagcctggtggtgagcaCTGTAAGTAttgtgggggagagcctggtggtgagcactgtaagtattgtgggcgagagcctggtggtgagcaTTGTAAGTATTgtgggtgagagcctggtggtgagaaTTGTAAGtattgtgggcgagagcctggtggtgagcaCTGTAAGTATTGTGGGGGAGAGCCTTGTGGTGAGCACTGTAAGTAttgtgggggagagcctggtggtgagcactgtaaatattgtgggcgagagcctggtggtgagcaCTGTAAGTAttgtgggggagagcctggtggtgagcaTTGTAAATAttgtgggggagagcctggtggtgagcaTTGTAAATATTGTcagtgagagcctggtggtaagCACTGTAAATAttgtgggggagagcctggtggtaagCACTGTAAATAttgtgggggagagcctggtggtgagcaTTGTAAATAttgtgggggagagcctggtggtgagcaTTGTAAATAttgtgggggagagcctggtggtgagcactgtaaatattgtgggcgagagcctggtggtgagcaCTGTAAGTAttgtgggggagagagcctggtggtga